ATCAGGCCGGTGGGCCGGATGACCTGCTCCACAACCAGCCCCTGGCTGACCGTCAGCTCGTATTCAGCCGGCGTGGCCGAAACATAGAGCACCTGGTGTACCCGTTCATTAAATTCCCGAAAGGTAAGGGGCCGGTTGTCGAAGGCGGAAGGCAGACGGAAGCCAAAATCGACCAGGCTCTTTTTCCGGGAGCGGTCTCCCGCCCACATGGCCCGCAGTTGCGGAATGGTTACGTGACTTTCATCGATGATGATCATACTGTCCTGCGGGAAATAATCCAGCAGGGTGTAGGGAGGCTCATTGGCCTGCCTGCCATCCATATGACGGGAGTAATTTTCAATCCCGTGGCAGTAGCCGATTTCCTGGAGCATTTCGAGATCGAAATTGGTCCGCTGATCGAGACGCTGGGCTTCGAGGAGTTTATCCTCCGCTTTCAGGACCGCCAGCCGCTCTTCCAGTTCCCGACTGATGCGCTCTATGGCCAGCTCCATTTTCTCCCTGGGCAGTACGTAGTGGCTGCCGGGATAGATATTGACCGAGTCAAGGCGACTGGTTACCCGTCCGGTCAAAGGGTCGATGAGGGATATGGTATCCAGTTCATCGCCGAAAAATTCGAGCCGCACCGCCGCTTCTTCCTCATAGCTGGGAAAGATTTCCACCGTATCTCCCCGCACCCGGAACGTGCCCCGGTGAAAGTCAATGTCATTGCGGCTATACTGCATATTGACCAGGTCCCGCAAAACCTCGTTTCTCCGCAGCCGGTGCCCCGGCTCAAGGGAAATGCGCATGTGCTGATACTCCTGCGGCGAGCCAAGGCCGTAGATGCAGGACACACTGGCCACCACAATGACATCCCGGCGCTCGAACAGGGACCGGGTGGCGGAGTGCCTCATCTTGTCGAGATTTTCATTGATGGAAGAATCCTTTTCGATATAGGTATCCGTCTGGGGAATGTAGGCTTCCGGCTGATAGTAATCATAGTAGCTGACAAAATACTCTACAGCGTTGGCTGGAAAGAATTTGCGAAATTCCAGGTAAAGCTGTGCAGCCAGTGTCTTGTTGTGGGAGATCACCAGCGTAGGTTTCTGGACCCTTTCAATAAGATTGGCCATGGTAAAGGTCTTGCCTGATCCCGTGACCCCCAGAAGAACCTGATGCTGTACTCCGTGAATAATATTTTCAGCCAGCTTTTCGATCGCTTTGGGCTGATCTCCCTGCGGCTGAAATTCGGAAGATAGGGAAAACCGTCTTTCCGTGCTTACTGTCATTCCACACATCTCAAGTCTCTGCCATGTCCATGAGGTGAACATGATCATGACTTGTCTCTGCTATGCCTATAGTGTATTGTTCTGATGTTCACTCTCCATGCTTATTGCATATCATAACTGATTATAGCATAACTATCTGGCAAGAGAAACAGTTCTTGCTTTGAGCCTTGCGATCGTGCCGGAAAAGAGCTGTCACACCGACCGGAGACTTACTCGTGAAATCCTGATTCCATATCCTCCAGGTCAAAGGCAGAGGGATCATAGCCTATTTTGAAGATTACATCCAGTTTCTCTTTCAGAATCTCTTCGAACATCTTCGCAAAAATCGTATCTTCCTCTTGCATGTGCTCCTGGACACTCATGACAGCTTGCGACATTTTTTTCTCCTCCGCTGGAAAGTTAACATTTCGCGACGCCGTGAACGAAATCCAATGCGCGCAGTAGCCTGATAATAGTAACAAGCGATTCTACCGGTATTATTGATGCAAAGTGTATACCAAAGAAGAGAGGAGTCAGGAGACAGAAGTCAGGAGACAGAAGTCAGGAGACAGAAGAGAGTGGTCAGTGGTCAGTGGCCAGTGGCCAGTAAGAACATGAGGTGCTTTTCTCTGTGTCTCTGTGGTGTCCTTTGTCTTTGTCTTTGTCTTTTTTGTATTCCTCCCGACTCCTGACTCCTGACTCCTGACTCCTCAACTTCAATTTCCTTCCCAATGAAAACCCCCCTTGGTGCCGAATAAAAAATATGAGCGCTATTATTTTACAAAAGCAAGCCGGCAGATTATCCAGAGCCCTATCCACCGCAAGCTATGATGAATCCAACTGTTTGTTATTGAGACAATGGCTGTATACAAAATGAACATAATTGAGAACAAATTTATTGCTTTGAACGGTTATTTGTGGCATACTGGGAAACTATGAAAAGACGAACAATAATCCTGGCCAACGACGAAATAGAATCATTAAAGAACCTCAAAGTCGCTCTCGAAAATCAGGGCTACATTGTTCTCCAGGCCAATGACGGGCCGGAGGCTATCGATCTTCACGAAAAGGAAAAACCGGATCTGGTTATCCTGGATCTTTCCCTGCCCAAGATTTCCGGTATTGATGCGCTGCGGATCATCAAGAAGAAGACACCCCGCCTGCCGGTCATGGTCGTGGCCAATCACGTTTCGACCAATTCAGCCATCGAAACCATGAAGCTGGGAGCCTATGACTACATTACCCAGCCTTTTGAGATTCCCAAGATGCTGGATATTATCAACACGGCTCTGGCTCTGGACACTGAGGCGGAAAGACGGATTGCCATCAATCCCGGCACCTTTGCTCATGGCTCATTCGAATCCGACACCATTATCGGCAATAGCCGGGAAATGCTTGAAATCTATAAAATGGTTGGTCAGGTAGCCCAGAGTGATGCCCCGGTCCTGATCCAGGGAGAAAGCGGAACAGGAAAGGAGTTGATCGCCCGCGCTATTTATCACCACAGCCTGAGGAGCGATAAGCAGTTTCTGGCCATAAATTGCGCAGCCATTCCTGAGCAATTATTGGAAAGTGAGCTGTTCGGTCATGAAAAAGGCTCATTTACCGGCGCTCTGAACAGAAAGATAGGAAAATTTGAGCAGTGCAACAGCGGGACAATCTTTCTCGATGAAATCGGTGACATGGCCCTCTCTGCCCAGAGCAAGGTCCTGCGGGTTTTGCAGGATCAGGTCTTCGAGCGGGTTGGCGGCCATGAGAGCATCAAGGTCGATGTCAGGGTGATCGCCGCTACCAACAAGAGCCTTGTCCAGGCTGTCAAGGAAGGGATATTCCGGGTGGACCTTTTCTACCGGCTCAAAGTCATTTCCTTCTACCTGCCCCCCCTGAGAGAGCGGCCCGAAGATATCGCTCTTTTGGCAGATTATTTCCTGCTCAAATACCGGCACAAACTCAAAAAAGAAATCAATGGCATCGCTCATTCCACCATGATGCTGCTGACCCAGTACCACTGGCCGGGAAACATCCGCGAGCTTGAGAACGTGATTCAATCAGCCATAGTTCTCTGCAAGGGCGATGTTGTCCTGCCGGAGCATCTCCCCATTGGCGAGATGATGGAAAAGAAAAAGCACCCCACAATCTGCATCGATCATGTGGATGACTATGCGGAAATGTTCGAGGATATGCTGACTCCGAGCATTGACCGGCTCATCGACCAGGGCGCGGACGATGTCGCCACCCGCCTGACCGATGGCCTTGAGCGGGCCATGATCAAACGCACCCTGGAAAAGGTAAACAATAACCAGGTCAAGGCATCCAAAGTGCTCGGCATCAGCCGCAACACCCTGCGAAGCAAGATGGAAAAATTCGGACTGTAGGGCTGGAATGCTGGTGGTATCTGCTGATTTAATCTCCCGACCGATGGTTAACTTTGCGGCCACCACGGAGGAGAGAGAGCATGCATCTGTAATATGTACCTCACTCTCTTTGAGGACACTTATTCTCCCCCGCCCCTTTGAGGCAGGTGTTAAGCTAAGCCGAATGGCACTTACCCACGCCAGGCTTGCACTCCTTGAAGGGCAGGGATTCTTCTCAGCATACAGTCCATCCTTTATCAACTGCGGCGGCAGGCCATTTGGGATTGGGATGGCACGATACTGCTTTGCCGGGCGTTACTATGCAAGGTTGCGCACTATGCCAGCAAAGCGGTCTTGTGCGCTGAGCACTCCAAAGTAGCTGCCGCTACGGCCTTAAATATCCGCCTAAAAGGACAATCAAGTCTGCACTCCCACCAGCAGATGTTCCCCCTCTTGTATGAAAGCCTCCATAACTCCCCTCCCCCTTGAGGTTCAGGGGCGGACAGGTTTATTATTCCCTCTTTTCATGAGAGAATTTACGAAAAGACACGAAGGGCACGAAGATAAAAGGATAAGAAGAGTAGAGCTTTTGATAAGTTGCCCAGGAAAGTGATCCGCCTGGACTTTAAAATGTTTGATCTCTTCGTGAGCTTCGTGCTCCTTCGTGCTCTTCGTGTCCTTAAAAATTAAAATAGTTTCTCGATTAGAGAAAGATATAAATAGAAGATGGGAGTCAGGAAGCGGTAATTCCCTGGTAAATGTGTCGATATAGTGGAGTGTCTCTTGAAGCGATGAGGCCTTTACGGGCTGAAGTAAGGCGGCGTCGAGCGGGGAGGTCAGGAAGCGGTATGCAATCGATCAAGGTGGAGAAGCTATCTGGATACAGCTATTGGATGCTTCTTCCAGATGGGTATGGAAAGGAGCAGGGGCCATGGCCGGTGATTCTCTTCCTTCATGGCGCAGGAGAGAGGGGGAACGATCTTGATCTGGTCAAAAAATATGGCCCTCCGAGAATTGCTGAGGAGTTTGAAAATTTCCCTTTTATCGTGATTGCCCCCCAGTGCCCACGGGGTGAAGTATGGGCGAACGACCA
This genomic interval from bacterium contains the following:
- the uvrB gene encoding excinuclease ABC subunit UvrB yields the protein MTVSTERRFSLSSEFQPQGDQPKAIEKLAENIIHGVQHQVLLGVTGSGKTFTMANLIERVQKPTLVISHNKTLAAQLYLEFRKFFPANAVEYFVSYYDYYQPEAYIPQTDTYIEKDSSINENLDKMRHSATRSLFERRDVIVVASVSCIYGLGSPQEYQHMRISLEPGHRLRRNEVLRDLVNMQYSRNDIDFHRGTFRVRGDTVEIFPSYEEEAAVRLEFFGDELDTISLIDPLTGRVTSRLDSVNIYPGSHYVLPREKMELAIERISRELEERLAVLKAEDKLLEAQRLDQRTNFDLEMLQEIGYCHGIENYSRHMDGRQANEPPYTLLDYFPQDSMIIIDESHVTIPQLRAMWAGDRSRKKSLVDFGFRLPSAFDNRPLTFREFNERVHQVLYVSATPAEYELTVSQGLVVEQVIRPTGLMDPKVEVRPATSQVDDLLEEIRKTVQQGDKILVTTLTKRMAEDLTEYYTDLGVRVRYLHSEIDTIERTNLIRELRQDRFDVLVGINLLREGLDIPEVSLVAILDADKEGFLRSSVSLIQTAGRAARHVQGRVIMYADRITNSMSTAIEETNRRRQLQMEYNQANRITPESVRKAIDSLMETPYAGDYSTVPSVQDKQAPYGAEPPPVEELLAQLEQQMKKAASRLEFEEAARIRDKIRQIRKEAEGKKG
- a CDS encoding sigma-54 dependent transcriptional regulator: MKRRTIILANDEIESLKNLKVALENQGYIVLQANDGPEAIDLHEKEKPDLVILDLSLPKISGIDALRIIKKKTPRLPVMVVANHVSTNSAIETMKLGAYDYITQPFEIPKMLDIINTALALDTEAERRIAINPGTFAHGSFESDTIIGNSREMLEIYKMVGQVAQSDAPVLIQGESGTGKELIARAIYHHSLRSDKQFLAINCAAIPEQLLESELFGHEKGSFTGALNRKIGKFEQCNSGTIFLDEIGDMALSAQSKVLRVLQDQVFERVGGHESIKVDVRVIAATNKSLVQAVKEGIFRVDLFYRLKVISFYLPPLRERPEDIALLADYFLLKYRHKLKKEINGIAHSTMMLLTQYHWPGNIRELENVIQSAIVLCKGDVVLPEHLPIGEMMEKKKHPTICIDHVDDYAEMFEDMLTPSIDRLIDQGADDVATRLTDGLERAMIKRTLEKVNNNQVKASKVLGISRNTLRSKMEKFGL